A region from the Hypomesus transpacificus isolate Combined female chromosome 11, fHypTra1, whole genome shotgun sequence genome encodes:
- the LOC124473665 gene encoding tissue-type plasminogen activator-like — translation MNLLLIISLAATILSSYASVTRRTWPWHRRLRSPQTPSEKQRAQCLIGNGSGYRGSVSVSARGHTCLSWDKFSNIGKQALSQGLGKHNFCRNPDQSLNPWCRVRRRHRIVRELCHIPKCDSDSPVTTSVPHTPPSAAVDTENTCGKKVEQRYKIVGGSVTPIEEQPWTAAIFKGKRYMCGGSLIAPCWVLTAAHCFSDRITAKDITVYLGKSSIRETDANREQKFAVDQIINHQDYIHFEGTYNNDIALLKLKSKAGVCAVRTKAVRTACLPPPLTQLPLGAACTIAGHGKERLGAWEFSPKLKEANVALLSRDLCNSESYYNKSVTENMFCAAVPDWSRDSCHGDSGGPLMYEVSGRVFVFGVVSWGDGCALKNKPGVYTRVTNYNSWIAEKTGLPAYTAGVMYPQK, via the exons ATGAACCTGCTACTTATTATATCGCTGGCGGCCACCATCCTCTCCAGTTATGCATCA GTCACTAGAAGGACTTGGCCCTGGCACCGACGCCTGCGTTCCCCCCAGACTCCATCTGAAAAACAAAGAG CGCAATGTCTGATTGGAAATGGGAGCGGTTACAGaggttctgtttctgtgtctgcccGCGGCCACACTTGTTTGTCCTGGGACAAGTTCAGCAACATCGGAAAACAGGCTCTATCACAGGGCCTGGGCAAACACAACTTCTGcag GAACCCAGACCAAAGCTTGAATCCGTGGTGTCGGGTGCGAAGAAGACATCGAATCGTCAGAGAGTTGTGTCACATTCCCAAGTGTGACTCTG ATTCTCCTGTCACCACGTCTGTTCCTCACACTCCTCCATCTGCAGCTGTGGACACTG AGAATACGTGCGGGAAAAAAGTGGAGCAGCGTTATAAGATTGTTGGGGGTTCGGTCACACCTATCGAGGAACAGCCATGGACAGCGGCCATCTTTAAAGGCAAACGATACATGTGTGGAGGTTCCCTCATAGCTCCATGTTGGGTCCTCACGGCCGCTCACTGCTTTAGCGATAG GATCACAGCCAAGGATATAACTGTGTATCTGGGGAAAAGCTCCATCAGAGAGACTGATGCCAACAGAGAGCAGAAGTTTGCTGTGGATCAGATTATCAACCATCAAGACTACATTCACTTTGAGGGAACTTACAATAACGACATAG CCCTGCTGAAGCTGAAAAGCAAAGCCGGGGTGTGCGCCGTGCGGACCAAGGCTGTGAGGACGGCGTGTCTTCCCCCGCCTCTCACCCAGCTGCCCCTCGGTGCGGCGTGCACCATCGCAGGACATGGGAAAGAGAGATTGG GAGCATGGGAGTTCTCTCCTAAACTGAAAGAGGCCAACGTTGCCCTACTCTCTCGGGACCTCTGCAACAGCGAGAGTTACTATAATAAAAGCGTCACAGAGAACATGTTCTGTGCTGCGGTTCCTGACTGGAGCAGGGACTCCTGTcat GGTGACTCGGGTGGACCGCTGATGTACGAAGTGTCTGGAAGGGTGTTTGTGTTCGGCGTGGTGAGCTGGGGCGATGGCTGTGCCTTAAAGAACAAACCTGGGGTGTACACGCGCGTCACCAACTACAACAGCTGGATCGCTGAGAAAACAGGGCTCCCTGCCTACACCGCAGGAGTCATGTACCCCCAGAAGTGA